One region of Permianibacter fluminis genomic DNA includes:
- a CDS encoding PD-(D/E)XK nuclease family protein, whose translation MPTADPIDSRSLYQRLADGEALLVLAANRRLVLTLAQAYGDWQRQRGAQVWPTPPIHTFEQWLDGAAEALIHAGDWPVEALPDAVLDRNEELPLWQQLIEQDDSEHRLLSASDLAAQAADAHALLCEFTAPIPDSLATEEYRRLLAWRSALRQHCRKRSWLSAAEWRAEQVRRICTSGRLPTAIVLAGFDDVRPWLQQVLDAARERGVSILHWQDQQQAAGSQTLYRPEDLRQEDAVIARWCREQLQANPEARLAVVMPSLNARKTALLRALRSELEPANSFRFDDSPSPVLNWSLGEALADRPLVAIALRALRLFAGHGEWPLSELSPLLLSPYLGEAFERDARARLDASLREQGMLQLRPETVVRLLRERGCALLAERWSLALDQARTLRSKKHSLRDWSEPLRALLEQAGWPGSRALNSTEFQTREAFWQALAALARCRVPEGAVALGKAVSSLQQRCRQEVFQPQQPGTARVQVIGLLEAAAISADAIWVGDARDDLLPAPIQPNPLLPMRWQRSHNLPRSSHQRESQFAQQLMQRLTTTAPVIVWSCPQFDGERELRGSPFLHGMPESEMPAALLRAETAFHTVPRLPLESVLDDQAPPLQADEPIRRNSHLLAVQAVQPQAAFVEYRLHANAVSPLPQARQTSERGNLVHKALATLWQGLQSSSALAQLSDAELNQRCVAAADGALAEQARLLQQALPVRWRELEQQALVTVLREWLQFERQRQTPFQVSQIEQTAALTLAGLELSLRIDRVDLLSDGQAVVMDYKTGSSWQMPPWQAERPHEVQLMLYALATEAPLAAVVAARVRAGEPHFKGLNTDLEALPLKPDSPLKDTDLNTLREHWRNRLTKLAQEFVDGQAENVCYHPAAAGTLAAPFLRLSAVDAEAGE comes from the coding sequence ATGCCAACTGCCGACCCGATCGATTCCCGGAGTTTGTACCAACGCCTTGCCGATGGCGAAGCGCTGCTGGTGCTGGCCGCCAACCGCCGGCTGGTGCTGACGCTGGCGCAGGCCTATGGCGACTGGCAGCGGCAGCGCGGCGCTCAGGTCTGGCCGACGCCTCCGATTCACACCTTTGAGCAATGGCTCGATGGCGCCGCCGAGGCGCTGATCCACGCCGGCGACTGGCCGGTCGAGGCGCTGCCGGATGCGGTGCTCGACCGCAATGAAGAACTGCCGCTCTGGCAACAACTGATTGAACAGGATGACAGCGAGCATCGGCTGCTGTCGGCCAGCGATTTGGCAGCGCAAGCGGCCGATGCCCACGCGCTGCTGTGCGAGTTCACCGCGCCGATTCCCGACTCTCTCGCTACCGAGGAATACCGGCGTCTGCTGGCGTGGCGCAGCGCGCTGCGTCAGCACTGTCGCAAACGCAGCTGGTTGAGCGCTGCCGAATGGCGGGCCGAACAAGTGCGGCGAATCTGCACCAGCGGCCGATTGCCGACCGCCATTGTGCTGGCTGGGTTTGATGATGTCCGGCCGTGGTTGCAGCAAGTGCTCGATGCCGCGCGCGAACGCGGCGTGTCGATCCTGCACTGGCAGGATCAGCAGCAGGCTGCCGGCAGCCAGACGCTGTACCGGCCGGAAGATTTGCGCCAGGAAGACGCCGTGATCGCGCGCTGGTGCCGCGAACAATTGCAGGCCAATCCGGAAGCGCGTCTGGCCGTGGTCATGCCGTCGCTGAATGCGCGCAAGACGGCATTGCTGCGCGCGCTGCGCAGCGAGCTGGAGCCGGCCAACAGCTTTCGCTTTGATGACAGTCCGAGCCCGGTACTGAACTGGTCACTGGGCGAAGCGCTGGCGGATCGGCCGCTGGTCGCGATCGCACTGCGTGCGCTGCGTTTGTTCGCCGGTCATGGCGAGTGGCCGCTCAGCGAACTCAGTCCTTTGTTGCTGTCGCCGTATCTTGGCGAAGCGTTTGAACGCGACGCCCGCGCCCGGCTCGACGCCAGCTTGCGTGAGCAAGGCATGCTTCAGTTGCGGCCCGAAACGGTGGTTCGCCTACTGCGTGAGCGTGGCTGTGCGCTGCTGGCCGAGCGCTGGAGTCTGGCGCTGGATCAGGCCCGCACGCTGCGCAGCAAAAAGCACAGCCTGCGTGACTGGAGCGAACCTTTGCGCGCGCTGCTCGAACAGGCCGGCTGGCCCGGTTCGCGGGCGCTCAATTCCACCGAATTTCAAACCCGCGAAGCGTTCTGGCAGGCGCTTGCCGCACTGGCGCGCTGCCGGGTGCCAGAAGGCGCCGTCGCACTCGGCAAGGCGGTCAGCAGTTTGCAACAGCGCTGCCGTCAGGAAGTGTTTCAACCGCAGCAACCGGGCACCGCCCGCGTGCAGGTGATTGGTCTGCTCGAAGCGGCGGCGATCAGCGCTGATGCCATCTGGGTCGGCGACGCCCGCGATGATCTGCTGCCGGCACCGATTCAACCGAATCCCTTGCTGCCGATGCGCTGGCAACGCAGCCACAATCTGCCGCGCAGCAGCCATCAGCGCGAATCGCAATTCGCCCAACAACTGATGCAGCGCTTGACGACCACCGCGCCGGTGATCGTCTGGAGCTGTCCGCAGTTCGACGGTGAACGCGAGTTACGGGGCAGCCCGTTTTTGCACGGCATGCCCGAAAGCGAAATGCCGGCAGCGCTGCTGCGCGCCGAGACTGCGTTTCATACCGTGCCGCGGCTGCCACTGGAATCCGTACTCGATGATCAGGCGCCGCCACTGCAGGCCGATGAACCGATCCGCCGCAACAGTCATTTGCTGGCGGTGCAGGCTGTGCAGCCGCAAGCCGCGTTTGTCGAATACCGTTTGCATGCCAATGCCGTGTCGCCGCTGCCGCAAGCGCGACAAACCAGCGAACGCGGCAATCTGGTGCACAAGGCGCTGGCGACCTTGTGGCAGGGTCTGCAAAGCTCCAGCGCACTGGCGCAGCTGAGCGATGCTGAACTCAACCAGCGCTGCGTCGCCGCGGCCGACGGCGCCCTGGCCGAACAAGCCCGCCTGCTGCAACAAGCCTTGCCGGTGCGCTGGCGAGAACTGGAACAACAAGCGCTGGTGACGGTGCTGCGCGAATGGCTGCAATTTGAGCGGCAGCGCCAGACCCCGTTTCAGGTCAGCCAGATCGAACAGACCGCCGCATTGACGCTGGCCGGACTGGAGTTGTCGTTACGGATCGACCGGGTCGATCTGCTCAGTGATGGTCAGGCCGTGGTGATGGATTACAAAACCGGCAGCAGCTGGCAAATGCCGCCGTGGCAAGCCGAACGCCCGCACGAGGTGCAACTGATGCTGTATGCACTCGCCACCGAGGCGCCACTCGCCGCTGTGGTCGCGGCGCGGGTGCGCGCCGGTGAACCGCACTTCAAAGGCCTGAATACCGATCTGGAAGCGCTACCACTAAAACCCGATTCGCCGCTGAAAGACACTGATCTGAACACGCTGCGCGAGCACTGGCGCAACCGCCTGACCAAGCTGGCGCAGGAGTTTGTCGACGGTCAGGCAGAAAATGTCTGCTATCACCCCGCTGCGGCTGGCACGCTGGCTGCGCCGTTTCTGCGGTTGAGCGCAGTCGATGCGGAGGCCGGCGAATGA
- a CDS encoding UvrD-helicase domain-containing protein, translated as MNPSQSVVDSRERERALDPTQSFIVQAPAGSGKTELLTNRLLVLLAGVDEPEEVVAITFTRKAAAEMRVRLLHKLEQARAIAAGTLAEPDSAHERATLQRARAVLARDAERDWQLLQQPNRLRIQTFDSLCSLLARQLPYLSRLGGQANIREDADALYQQAALRTLMLLEEPDYHATLAAFLRHLDNDGGKAQRLLVSMLARREQWQEVVGALSHPQLDDQLHADWSALIAASIAPARELLDDRLQRALMAPAQHAARQLLAAESDSAIIALHDWNEPLQADARDLPRWQALAELLLTKGDDCNWRKPGGINVKLGFPATKSGPDQQAKQLFLEQLALLSEYPFQPLADLRLLCQPDDLRDQSAFLWHLAGVLRLAVAQLWLVFAERNEIDFSQMAQSAIAALGEFDEPSELALALDYKIRHLLVDECQDTSVGQFALLKKLTAGWQPDDGHTLFLVGDPMQSIYRFRKAEVSLFLDARKNGVGAVALQAITLQANFRAQSGLVEWLNAQGPALLAAQEDSVRGAVPYSAAVAVKPALADAAVRCHGFSAGDAYAAAEAERVVQLVQQALPHGSVAILARARSHLIDIATALRAAGIAMEAVDTEPLAQQAVVIDLLQLTRALLHPADRLAWLCVLRAPWCGLTLTDFHALCAGDDKTPLPSVLQMLLQALQQPAPKQPRSSITLANLSADGQQRLLRCAPVLLTALAQQQRLSLATRVSQCWLQLGGPAACVSDDEFAVAQQFFELLEQLDDNSDDVLTDLDRELGKLYARPSSGAAVKLLTMHKSKGLEFDTVILPRLAATTKSDETPLLRWDLLPIDGRDRLLIGTIAGVRSDSEGANPFLKQLEKERAEHERARLLYVALTRAKQRLHLLAALPAETPDKGPASSSLLAPLWPGCRAGFLDNFQQLPGSDDSEPTQQSAPLQRLPGDFALTIPELPAVIETSSSPPEAGLQELLAGDTARAVGTLVHRWLQQWAEQTPPELSALTTLRPLWRKQLCWFGVTDSELPAALAELETALANTLSDPAGLALLRMREDASAEWALTSVEPEQDSRLRQHIIDRSYVDAEGVRWIVDYKTARHDGADVDSFLAERVKEYQPQLQRYADLLRRLETRPIRLALYFPLQQRLFSWDAS; from the coding sequence ATGAATCCGTCGCAATCCGTAGTCGACAGCCGCGAACGCGAGCGAGCGCTCGACCCGACACAATCCTTTATCGTGCAGGCGCCCGCTGGCAGCGGCAAAACCGAACTGCTGACCAATCGCTTGCTGGTACTTCTGGCCGGTGTCGATGAGCCGGAAGAAGTGGTCGCGATCACCTTCACCCGCAAGGCGGCGGCGGAAATGCGGGTGCGCTTGCTGCACAAGCTGGAGCAGGCGCGGGCGATAGCTGCTGGCACATTGGCCGAGCCGGACTCTGCGCACGAGCGCGCCACGCTGCAGCGCGCCCGCGCAGTACTCGCGCGCGATGCCGAGCGCGACTGGCAGTTGTTGCAACAGCCCAATCGCCTGCGCATTCAAACCTTCGATTCGCTGTGCAGTTTGCTGGCGCGGCAATTGCCGTATCTGTCACGGCTGGGCGGTCAGGCAAACATCCGCGAAGATGCCGACGCGCTGTATCAACAAGCCGCGCTGCGCACGCTGATGCTGCTCGAAGAACCGGATTACCACGCCACGCTCGCGGCGTTTCTGCGTCACCTCGACAATGACGGCGGCAAGGCCCAGCGACTGTTGGTCAGCATGCTGGCCCGGCGCGAGCAATGGCAGGAGGTGGTCGGCGCGCTCAGCCATCCACAGCTCGATGACCAGCTGCATGCCGATTGGTCGGCGTTGATCGCCGCCAGCATTGCCCCGGCGCGCGAACTGTTGGATGACCGTCTGCAACGGGCGTTGATGGCGCCGGCCCAACATGCCGCGCGCCAGCTGCTGGCGGCAGAAAGCGATTCCGCGATCATCGCCCTGCATGACTGGAATGAACCCTTGCAGGCCGACGCGCGGGATTTGCCACGCTGGCAGGCACTGGCGGAATTGCTGCTGACCAAGGGTGACGATTGCAACTGGCGCAAGCCCGGCGGCATCAACGTCAAGCTCGGTTTTCCGGCAACCAAATCCGGCCCCGATCAACAGGCCAAGCAACTGTTTCTGGAACAGCTCGCACTGCTGTCCGAATACCCGTTTCAACCGCTCGCCGATTTGCGGCTGCTGTGCCAGCCGGATGACTTGCGCGATCAGTCGGCGTTTCTCTGGCATCTGGCTGGTGTCTTGCGACTGGCCGTGGCGCAGTTGTGGCTGGTGTTTGCCGAACGCAATGAAATCGATTTCAGCCAGATGGCGCAATCGGCCATTGCCGCACTCGGCGAATTTGACGAGCCGAGCGAGCTCGCTTTGGCGCTCGATTACAAAATCCGTCATCTGCTGGTCGATGAATGCCAGGACACCAGCGTCGGGCAATTTGCGCTGCTGAAAAAGCTGACCGCCGGCTGGCAACCGGACGACGGCCACACCCTGTTTCTGGTCGGCGACCCGATGCAGTCGATTTACCGGTTTCGCAAAGCCGAAGTCAGTCTGTTTCTCGATGCCCGCAAGAATGGCGTTGGCGCCGTCGCGCTGCAGGCCATCACCTTGCAGGCCAATTTCCGCGCCCAATCCGGTCTGGTCGAATGGCTCAACGCGCAGGGTCCGGCGCTGCTCGCTGCGCAGGAAGACAGCGTGCGCGGCGCGGTACCGTACAGCGCCGCGGTGGCGGTCAAACCGGCACTCGCCGATGCCGCGGTGCGCTGCCACGGTTTCAGCGCCGGCGATGCGTATGCCGCCGCGGAAGCCGAGCGCGTGGTGCAGCTGGTGCAACAGGCGCTGCCACACGGCAGCGTGGCGATTCTGGCGCGAGCGCGCAGCCATTTGATCGATATCGCGACCGCGTTGCGCGCCGCCGGCATTGCCATGGAGGCCGTGGATACCGAGCCACTTGCGCAGCAGGCGGTGGTGATCGATCTGCTGCAATTGACCCGCGCCCTGCTGCACCCGGCTGACCGATTGGCGTGGCTGTGCGTGTTGCGGGCGCCGTGGTGCGGGCTGACGCTGACTGACTTCCACGCACTCTGTGCCGGCGATGACAAAACGCCCCTGCCGAGTGTGTTGCAGATGCTGCTGCAGGCGCTGCAGCAACCGGCACCAAAGCAGCCGCGCAGTTCGATCACGCTGGCGAACCTGTCCGCCGACGGCCAGCAACGGCTGCTGCGCTGCGCGCCGGTGTTACTGACCGCACTGGCGCAGCAACAGCGGCTCAGTCTGGCGACGCGGGTCAGTCAGTGCTGGTTGCAACTCGGCGGCCCGGCCGCCTGCGTGAGTGACGACGAGTTTGCGGTCGCCCAGCAATTCTTCGAGCTGCTCGAACAGCTGGACGACAACAGCGATGACGTGCTGACCGATCTGGATCGCGAACTCGGCAAGCTATACGCAAGGCCAAGCAGCGGTGCTGCAGTCAAATTGCTGACCATGCACAAATCGAAAGGGCTGGAATTCGATACCGTGATCCTGCCGCGTTTGGCCGCGACCACCAAGAGCGACGAGACGCCGCTGCTGCGCTGGGATCTGCTGCCGATTGACGGCCGTGACCGCTTGCTGATCGGCACCATTGCCGGCGTCCGCAGCGACAGCGAAGGCGCCAATCCATTTCTCAAGCAACTGGAAAAAGAACGCGCCGAACATGAGCGCGCGCGTTTGCTTTATGTTGCGTTGACCCGTGCGAAGCAGCGCCTGCATTTGCTGGCGGCATTGCCAGCCGAGACGCCGGACAAGGGCCCGGCCAGTAGCAGTCTGCTGGCACCGTTGTGGCCCGGTTGCCGTGCCGGCTTTCTTGACAATTTTCAGCAGCTGCCGGGCAGCGATGACAGCGAGCCGACACAGCAATCGGCGCCGCTGCAACGCTTGCCTGGCGATTTTGCGCTGACGATACCGGAGCTGCCGGCGGTGATCGAGACCAGCAGCAGTCCACCGGAAGCGGGGTTGCAAGAACTGCTGGCCGGTGACACCGCGCGCGCGGTCGGCACCCTGGTGCACCGCTGGTTGCAGCAGTGGGCCGAACAAACACCACCGGAGCTGAGTGCGCTGACAACGCTGCGACCGTTGTGGCGCAAACAACTGTGCTGGTTTGGCGTGACCGACAGCGAATTGCCGGCGGCATTGGCCGAACTGGAAACCGCACTGGCCAATACCCTGAGCGATCCGGCCGGCCTTGCTTTGCTGCGCATGCGTGAAGACGCCAGCGCCGAATGGGCGCTGACTTCAGTTGAGCCGGAACAGGACAGCCGACTGCGCCAGCACATCATCGATCGCAGCTATGTCGATGCCGAGGGTGTCCGCTGGATTGTCGATTACAAGACGGCCCGTCACGACGGCGCCGATGTCGACAGCTTTTTGGCCGAACGGGTCAAGGAATATCAGCCGCAGTTGCAGCGTTATGCCGATTTGCTCCGGCGACTGGAAACGCGGCCGATACGACTGGCCTTGTATTTTCCGTTGCAACAACGCCTGTTCAGTTGGGACGCGTCGTGA